The proteins below are encoded in one region of Rubripirellula reticaptiva:
- a CDS encoding thioredoxin family protein produces MRNTPARAEHSSQSSPEIGLWLWRWFWRVTLVVSLGYAWHCFYVPKNGIAWVADYPSAKQVAVQSGKPMILFFTGEWCVPCRIMKRTVWADKEVASVVEARFIPLLIDVNEPGASLEALDRYKVLATPTTIIADAEGNILEQVQGSMSQSEFLAFLGATDSQDSSRIVALDLSE; encoded by the coding sequence ATGCGAAATACACCGGCCCGCGCAGAGCATTCGTCTCAGTCGTCCCCTGAAATTGGTCTCTGGTTGTGGCGTTGGTTCTGGCGCGTCACGCTAGTCGTTTCTCTAGGTTATGCATGGCACTGCTTCTACGTCCCGAAAAACGGAATCGCCTGGGTCGCCGATTATCCATCGGCGAAGCAAGTCGCGGTGCAATCGGGAAAACCCATGATCCTTTTCTTCACGGGCGAGTGGTGTGTTCCCTGTCGGATCATGAAACGCACAGTATGGGCCGACAAGGAGGTCGCGTCGGTGGTTGAGGCAAGATTCATACCGCTATTGATCGACGTCAATGAACCCGGTGCATCTTTGGAGGCGTTAGATCGCTACAAGGTCCTTGCTACGCCCACCACCATCATCGCCGATGCGGAAGGAAACATTCTCGAGCAAGTTCAAGGATCGATGAGCCAATCAGAGTTCCTCGCATTTCTAGGGGCCACGGATTCACAAGATTCTTCACGGATTGTGGCCTTGGATTTATCGGAATGA
- a CDS encoding MarR family winged helix-turn-helix transcriptional regulator: protein MTSSLQNELRKRAPFDSVEQEATLALMRTSDLLENRFARLLRESGLTLSQYNVLRILRGEGKAMPCLEVADRMIQVAPAITRVVDQLIGLELIVKTQSQADRRVFYIELTAAAKRLLKKLDGPILNLHANLLDGVPKNQLGTLIEILERVRNSVKN, encoded by the coding sequence GTGACTTCTTCGCTGCAAAACGAACTGAGAAAACGTGCCCCGTTCGATTCGGTCGAGCAGGAAGCGACGCTGGCATTGATGCGGACGAGTGATTTGCTCGAAAACCGCTTTGCACGATTGCTGAGGGAAAGTGGCTTGACACTGTCGCAGTACAACGTGTTACGAATCCTTCGGGGAGAAGGCAAGGCAATGCCGTGCTTGGAAGTCGCCGACCGCATGATTCAAGTTGCCCCCGCGATCACGCGTGTTGTCGATCAACTGATCGGACTGGAACTGATTGTTAAAACACAGTCGCAAGCCGATCGCCGAGTGTTTTATATTGAATTGACGGCGGCGGCGAAACGCCTCCTGAAGAAACTCGATGGTCCGATTTTGAACCTGCATGCGAATTTGCTCGATGGAGTGCCCAAAAATCAACTCGGAACACTGATCGAAATCCTAGAACGTGTTCGTAACAGTGTGAAGAACTGA
- a CDS encoding pirin family protein, translating to MTKPRRNMVSLTAAGLIHVTANPPLAVAEESVETGLLIRQAAERGHTDLGWLKSYHSFSFGGYYDQQNMGFRSLRVINDDKIAAGHGFPTHPHRDMEIISYVLDGSLQHKDSTGKGATITPDDIQMMSAGLGITHSEYNPSPTQPNHFLQIWIQPALRGLQPRYSDNKVTADQKTNEWKFIAGPDGSGASVGIYQDANIFASKLQNGQSLDYTLERSRHVWLQVATGEIIVNGTTLKSGDAVASSRATDLHITSAMDADVLLFDLA from the coding sequence GTGACCAAACCTCGCCGAAACATGGTGTCCCTTACTGCCGCTGGACTCATCCACGTCACGGCCAACCCACCACTCGCCGTCGCAGAAGAGTCGGTCGAAACCGGGTTGCTCATTCGACAAGCTGCCGAGCGAGGTCACACGGACTTGGGCTGGTTGAAGAGCTATCACTCGTTCTCGTTTGGCGGCTACTACGACCAGCAGAATATGGGTTTTCGCAGCCTACGGGTTATCAACGACGACAAGATCGCAGCCGGGCATGGTTTCCCCACTCACCCGCACCGCGACATGGAAATCATTTCCTACGTGCTTGACGGTTCGCTGCAACATAAAGACAGCACGGGCAAGGGAGCGACTATTACTCCTGACGATATTCAAATGATGTCCGCCGGTTTGGGTATCACTCACAGCGAGTACAACCCATCACCGACTCAGCCGAACCACTTCCTGCAAATTTGGATTCAGCCCGCCCTTCGCGGTTTGCAACCTCGGTATAGCGACAACAAGGTCACTGCGGATCAGAAAACGAATGAGTGGAAGTTTATCGCTGGACCTGACGGCTCAGGTGCATCGGTCGGCATCTATCAGGACGCGAACATCTTCGCCAGCAAGTTGCAAAACGGTCAAAGCCTCGACTACACGCTTGAGCGAAGCCGCCACGTGTGGCTGCAAGTCGCGACCGGCGAAATCATCGTCAACGGTACGACTTTGAAATCAGGTGACGCGGTAGCGTCCAGCCGCGCAACAG